The nucleotide sequence cttAAGCTATAGATTTTTTCAGGTAGAGATAAAGAACACAACATCGGACAAAACTGAACTAAAAACaagagtaccccaaggatcagtACTTTCGGCGACACTAACATCTACCTGCTACCTCCTAGCAGGACTAGGTGTAACATTACCTATACTCGtggacgacattcaactaattttaCCCATAGATGAAACAatcgaaaaaacattaaacctagcaatgatgtacctagatataattaaacaactgctaaaccaaatggagctagtgatCAGTATcgaaaaaactgaatttatacacctcgaacgaaaaaacattgagtTGATTCAAAACCCCATCACACTTAAAAATGATCAGATAGTGGACCTAACTGATAAAGCTccaaacctaggagtaataattgacacagaactcagCCTAAAGCatcacatatcactgaaagttagaGAATGCTatgccaaactcatggtcctctGGAGGCTAAAAGCCTTGCTAACCCAAGCACACTTTCGAACAGTGCTACAGGCACTTATCTTTgctagcacagattactgtaacacactttttctAGGATTACCATactcaacaataagaccactacaaatcttacaaaactctgctgcgaAAATGGTGAATAAGAAAGATAATAAAACACCAACTCACAGCATAAAGTCACCTAGACATGTAAGTgcattttttattacttttaatGTTAGAGAAACTCAGTGTAAAATACAATACCTGTTTGATTACCTTATCATTCAGATGAATGAACTGGATCCATGTCACTTACCATATACattattttatgaaaaattgTAACCGAAACCTTATGGGCACTCTTGTTAGAATAGTATACACAAATTTAAATATTTGTGCCTCCCTGTAAACAGTCGTGATGATACATAACTAAAGGAcagtatagaaaaggttttaaataaaaaaaataaatctggattTTGCCAGAAAGCATAAGAGTGATGCAGCTAAAATGTaggataaggttttgtggtcacataagacaaaaatggagcttttctggccaaaattcaaaacactAAGTGCACAAAACTAACACTGCTCATtcttcagcaaacaccatcccaacagtaaagcaTGGGGATGGCAGCATCATATTCTGGGGATGCTTTTCTTCAGCGGGGACTTAGTCATCctgttaaaattgaaggacacctggatggtgcaacatacagggagatactgcaaaACAACCTGTTTCAATCTGCTAAAgaactaaaacttgggagaaagttaatctttcagcaggacaatgatcccaagcatgTGGTCCAAGCAATACAGGAGTGgctgaacaacaaaaaggtgaatcttctacaatggccaagtcaaagtccaaatCTCAATCCAATCAAGAATCTGTGACACTATTTGAAAACTGCAGTCCATAAGCGTCATCCAATCAACCTGAACAACTTGGAGTAAATCTGCCAGGAGGAATGGGCAAAAATTGTggaaagctggtagaaacttaccccaacagacttaaagctgttattgcagcaaaggGTGGTTCTACCAAAGAACTAATCTAAAGAGGTTGAATGCTTATGCAAAcagcattttttagtttttaatttttataatcaataaaattatttattaaaaaatttcagtttcaattttaattttaccaaaaatgcagagaaataatgatgTTGAAAACTTACTTTGAGCAAACTGGCTTGCAATAAACactctggaacaatctgtgtaagtgtcaattgtaatccacacaaatctgactttgcaggggggggggggggggggtgtcaaatacttttgcaattgaaagtgtgtgtgtgtgtaatatacatacacatatacaaaaATATGAATCTTTTATTGAGACCActacctttttaaaataaaaataattcctcATTACTGCATTAGTTTGTGCAACATTTGTACTTCACATCTGTCTGTGTGATATCGGCATAGGTTTATCACGGACAGCAGCACCCCTGATTCACTTAGACTGAGAATAGTAGGAGTGGTCAAAAGTTATGCCCACTAAATCTCTCTTCAAGAATGAAATGCCATCAGTGTGAAAGAAGCAGATCATCCGAGTTGTGTTTTAACAGGTAACAGATCTGTTCTTGGGCAGGGGAGGCTAGGACTGCTGATTGTTTAACTTTACATGGAATCTTTAAACATAATTCAGAAATAAGCAAAATacttggggtaaaaaaaaaaagtttttttgaatTTGCCTAAATTCTGTATGGGGAcagattcacattttttttctttaaactcttGAGTTATAAACCAATAAGGCTCTCATGGGAGCACATGGGAGAGTTGGTATCTAcccaagggggttattttccaaaggcttatcgcacgcaataCTGCTGTTCCACGtgcaataagcctctatcgcatgcaaaaaggcccttttcgcgggcgataatatgcaaattaaattggggcggagtctgcggtggcttcgctgccggcgatgTTACTAACATTGTCGGCAGACCGCAGCTGCCGAAATCTCACCACCATGGTGCAAAAGCtgtgggcttttgcaggcccgcctcCCGCcctcgcaggattcatcattctgcactCTATATGCAGTTGGTGAATCAGTGCACCTACACCAAAGGAGCTGAGTAAGAAACTCAGCCAAAGAGGAAGTGGCACACTCTCTCCGCTAAGTTTAACTTCTGGATCTTGTGCAGAAGAACCATTCAAGCAAGttaatagtttataaaatagcaaccctccccctcccccctttgtcTATGAGTTTTGGTTCATGTTAAAATGGGTTTATTTTAATGGTTGCCTTAGGGTGATTTTTACCTTGCTTTGTGACAAGCATCATATTGCCCTGCTATACTTGGGGGGAGCACTTTCAAGACATAGGACAACACATTCCAGTgaaaaaatcaatttaaaaaaatctcaccTGAATGTTCTTCTCACAGTCTGTCTGATGATGTAACAGCAGTTCACTTTCCAGAAGGAATCTCTTCCCACATTTATCACAGATTTGCATCCTACTGTGGGTGACATTCATATGCTTCTCCAGGTACCACCTATTGTTAAATACTCTGGGGCATTTCTTGCAGGGGTGATGCTGCTTCTCTTCCAGTTTAACTTTCTGGCCCATCCCATCTTGtttctttttcccctttctgCCCCGTTGACTCTCCATTGTTTTTGTGCCCCCCTGAGACTTGGCAGCAATGGATGCTTTGGTGGATCTGGATGATCTGGTTCCTCTATGGGGAAGCATCAGCTTGTCCTTTCTAACCTCTGATGCCTcttcatcatcctcttcttcatcttcatcctcctcctcttcacttgATTCATCCATTTCTTCCTCACTGTGCTCATCATCCTCTTCCCCAACATCTGCatcttcatcatcatcttccccctcctcttcctcattttCATCTTCCTCCGAATCATGATCGTCAATAACAGTAGTAAGCTCATTAGGTGAAGGTTTTCCATCCATCCCCTTTGAAACGTTTAAGGTCTGGTTGTTTAAATTGACCTCCACAATGATCTGCTCACGATTATAAGAGCTCTGATTCTCCGTGTCTTCTTCGGAGTCGGCACCTTCAGTCTTGCAGACTGTTGGTTcactgtttttttcctctttaaaatATTGCTTTGGCAATACTGCAGGGAGGTGCTGTTTGGCAACACTATCTTCTACGCGTACAGAGTAAGGGTCATTCCCTTCTCGAGCGTAGATCTTTGCATGAGGCGTATCCACCTCTTGCTTGATCTCACAGTAGTACTGCGAGGGAACTGTGCTGGTTCCTCTGTTGTCCTGCGTGGCCATTTCACTAGCCATTGTTAAGTTTAATGACCTGCTGTTGATCAGATCCTGGCAAGAGGCTGCAATGTCGCTCATCTGGAGGACCACTGCAGCATTCAGCACATCCTGCACATTGCCAGCATTGACTAGCAGCTTGGAAGTGTATATGAAGTTCAGAATCTGCTGCAGGCCTTGGGAAGTCAGCGCCTCCAAAGATAACTCCACCCGCTGGAGCTGCTTGTTCTGGGTGAAGAGGGAGTGAAAGAATTGGCTGTAAGCCGCAAGCACCCCCTTGTGAGCagggaaaatgttttttctgCTGGACCAAGGCAATGTCTACATCACACAGATCTGGCTGAAACAGGCGCTGCTCGTTCAGTCTGTCCATCAAACACGTGAAGTGGAGGGCAACATCCTCCACTAGAGAGTACTCAGTGGAAGGGTAGTCAGTTGTTTTTTCAACTATCAGCtgtggagaaaggaaagaaaatattatgtatttttattttaattgcagcTTTTACCACCATGTTACTTAGACATGACAAAATGCATGTTCTGAGAAACGGATTTCATATTTGAGGGCTTGTCTTCCCCCTGCCACATGTTACTTCAAATCAGTTTTTGTTGAATTCAAAATGCTGCATAcagtattcattttttaaatagggATAGATTTCATATTGTCAATATGCTTAACGCTGCACTGCACTTTAGTTTATTCATTTCTGGAAACATGTTTAGCAatgcataaaaatatttgtttattcattcacATTTTTTTACAATATGCTCAAAGCAAGGTACACTAAGATTCACAgccaaataaaagcaaataaaaccataaatcccaataaataaaattaaaaacaaatcataaaacatACTAAAACCATAGTTCAATCCATCATACTTTACCTCTCATAAAGAGTCATGCAATGTTCTCAGGGCCTAATCTATAATTAACAGTATTAACcgaaaatatttaattttaagttttttttaatctaccgacattcataggtacatcatgccggtttacaagtaacaaggttAACCGGAAAGAAATAGTTACAAATAACTGGAACTGTAGTAACAAGAGTTAAAGGAGGTTAAAGGATTTCAGAGGAAAGTGTAAATACAGAAAATTAACAGTATGAGAACATGACTAACAAAATATTGGGGAGAGGGGAAAACCAGATGCACGGTTGCAAAATATTCACAAGTGGACAAAAAAAGTGAATAAAGGATAAAACAGCTAAAAGTaggtataaaatataaaacaaagccAAAAAGGCTGTACTTGTTTTCAAGCAGGGCTGCCAGATTTTCAGAATTGACAAGTTAGAACCCTTGACAATGGGTGGCCCAGGGAGTGAAAGATAGACTGGGATAACTCTCACACTCTTCCCCAGCACTCACAAAGGAGCTTCTGAGCAATATTTCTGCACCACCAGAGGCAGCAGCCCCCAGCAAGTACAGCCTACCCAAGCCGAGCAGGAATACCACAAACAGTAACTTGGAAGGATTTGTTTGGCTACTCACCAGAGCTCTTTGGCTAACTGTAAATTGGGTGCACATACAAAACTGGAACCCTAGAACAATTTCTCTTTCCGACAGGGACAAGAAATATACAGCCAAAATAAGGCTTGCCTACATAATACCAGGGTGCACGAGAAGCATTTTTCAAGCTGTCCACCTAGATGGAAAGTCCACAGGAAAAGAACCTGCGTGATTTGAAAACTGCTAAGGGTACAAAGTACTTTTATACCtggctttttgtgcaggtaaaaaaaaaaaaatttatgttGAAACAGATATAGATtggagggcaaaaaaaaacagaaaaaaatctgtTATTTTCAATCTTGCCCAAACCCATTTCTGGGAATGCCTTCAGCTTTGCTAAAATATGCACATTGTGGAACCCTGCATGTACTTCTAGCCAGATTAAGTGAGGGAAATTCTCAGACAGACAATTTATCCAAGCCAATGGCTTTACCAGGGTGACAGTTCCTTTAGGCAAAAACAGTGTTATGGGGTTTAGGCAATCACTGAGAAGTGGTGCATGAAACATAAGAGTGCTCAAGAAAATGAAAGGCTGGACTATAATCCAATCCACTGTGATTCTTTTGGCAACTAGCATATTTTCTATGAAATCCTTGAAATTATATATAAtcttttatatatacacacacacacaaaactgaatGCCAACATCAGTGAACAGAGTACAACAAAAAACTGTactgagcacaaaaaaaaaaaaaatttgaacagATCACCCCTATCCTAAAACCTCTGTAATGGCTCCCAACACCCTAATATGCTAAGTTCAAAAATCCCGTTTGCTACGCTCTCTACCTCAAGTCCGCATAACTGTCCTGACACCAAAGGCACTGTTGTCCTCAAGTACCGGAGAGCTAGCCTGCTCTGGTTCCCTTCCAACCCTGTGAAAATGTCCTCTTAACGACATCAGACCTGCATCCAACCCTAGCTTTCAGAAAATGACTAAACCTCTGAGGTAACCTTTGGACTAGAAGATGGACTATGGTCTGCCTCGCAAGGTGTGCCCCACTGAGCCCCTAAGAAGCCTACAGATATGCAGGAGCTACCACACTCACTTTTATTGCTATACCCCATGCTAAAACTCAAGTATCCTTACCTAGATGAAACCTAGGAACTACTTTGTACCTTACCTTCTCCTCAGCATAACCTGGGAACTTTTCAGTTGTGGTTACCCTGAGATGGCTGATGGGGTGGAATAGGAGGAAGGGATGGAATAATATATATTCgttttctctcttccactccACTCCAAATCAAGCaacactttctctttctcctgcAGACTGCTATCCACACAGTCTCCatgcccatccccccccccacacacctccaGAGATGACCCCAGCacacttcccctctctctctgaaaATCCTATTGTAACAGTACAAATAAAATTGTACCTAGACTCCAGACTACCAAACTCTTCTTGGTGAGAACAACCGTCGGAAAGCATGACGTTTTAAGTTCCACTGTACCAGACATAACCCACCTTTAGTAATCGGCATAAAATTGTGTGAGATGCGTTACTTCTGACACCACGGGGCCGAAATCTGAATGCTGTGACTCTTTAAGAGCTGTAGAGTTACTAACTAGCACTGAGAACGTGCACACAGTATGCAGATACCGCTAGCCCAAGATGGAAGGGAATGTGCTTGGTGCAATGCCTAGAAGTTGGTTTGTTTGTAATTAAGGGTTAATGCACGCCAAGGACTTCAGGTTGCCTAGTGTCAGTGAGGCTGGAAGATTTGTCAGCTAAGCGAACTTGGGTTTGTTTCCCACCCCCCCCAGGAGAGACTCAGCGCATAAAGGGACAACTCCCCCTCACCCCCATTCTGTGCTTCAGTGGCAATTGTAGGACAAATGAAACCTGACCAGGAACAATATAGAAGAGCACCAAAACCGCTCCATATTGCTTTATTTCTGTaatctgtaattttattttaccattattttgtaattgtttttctcttccccattttattttaatcattctggGGTAGACAGAAAAATGGTTAACGTTGGAATAAGACAGACAGACATATGTGGCTAACTTAGACGCTGCATTCAGTGGCAGGGCTAAGCCTccaaatatatgtatatttatctcCACTTAGCCATGAGGTCTAACTTAGCCACATAACTCATGTGGCTAAGACTGAATAGCgctagttagccacataactaaCTCGTTCCATCCGATCCGCCCACTACACGCCCACAATTTATGCGGGTTAGTGGCAGCTGCTTAATTTCAGTGCATATTCAACGGCCACTACTTAAACCACATCAGCTatactttgaagtggctgaaaggcagaatatagttaaatacataaaaatgctgAACGcattttcaatattgacctctctatgtattactttggcaaaaCATGCAATTGTTGTGCTAATGTTATCTGAATCTGAATCAATTGAGCTGGGACACTGGTTCCTGGACGTGCAAGGACTTGCTATAGACATGGGGTGTCCAACTTCTAGTACCTGAGTGCctcaaactggtctggttttcaggatttccacaatgaacataCATAAGAAAGATATGtatgcaattgaggcagtgtgcatggaAATTTATCTCATTTCATATTAATTAGCGTTATCCTGAACCCCTGACTGGTGCACAACCTTCAAGCACTAGATTTGGACGCCCCTGCCAtagcagggataggcaactctgattctcgagtgccacaaacaggtttggttttcaggatatccacaatgaatatgcatgagagagatttgcatgctctgcctcaaTTTCAAGCACATATATCCAGTACCTtgcgcatattcattgtggaaatcctgaaaaccaaacagaTTTGTGGCGCTCGAAGAAAAGAGTAGCCTATCCCAGGCTTAGAGCAACAGTGCATTCCAGCATGCTTTGCAAATTGCAAGTGAACTCAATTATACAAATCTGTGAACCATTAATACATGTGCTCTGTGAGCAAGTTATCCATTCATTTCTAGTAAAACTGAATGACTTCACAGGCTAACAAGCTGTGCATCTGCATTATTTATGCTAGGTTAGTGACAAATTGAAAGCATTTGACTCGGTGGCATTGCAAGGGTCAGATTTTGCATAGATACAAAGAACAAggtaacagacaaaaaaaaaatgcttacacTTGTAGGACTTCTTCACCCCGAGATTAGGAAAGTATAAGGTAAGGAAATCACTCTGTTTTCTGATACTTAAC is from Rhinatrema bivittatum chromosome 2, aRhiBiv1.1, whole genome shotgun sequence and encodes:
- the ZBTB47 gene encoding LOW QUALITY PROTEIN: zinc finger and BTB domain-containing protein 47 (The sequence of the model RefSeq protein was modified relative to this genomic sequence to represent the inferred CDS: deleted 1 base in 1 codon); protein product: MDRLNEQRLFQPDLCDVDIALVQQKNIFPAHKGVLAAYSQFFHSLFTQNKQLQRVELSLEALTSQGLQQILNFIYTSKLLVNAGNVQDVLNAAVVLQMSDIAASCQDLINSRSLNLTMASEMATQDNRGTSTVPSQYYCEIKQEVDTPHAKIYAREGNDPYSVRVEDSVAKQHLPAVLPKQYFKEEKNSEPTVCKTEGADSEEDTENQSSYNREQIIVEVNLNNQTLNVSKGMDGKPSPNELTTVIDDHDSEEDENEEEEGEDDDEDADVGEEDDEHSEEEMDESSEEEEDEDEEEDDEEASEVRKDKLMLPHRGTRSSRSTKASIAAKSQGGTKTMESQRGRKGKKKQDGMGQKVKLEEKQHHPCKKCPRVFNNRWYLEKHMNVTHSRMQICDKCGKRFLLESELLLHHQTDCEKNIQCITCGKAFKKLWSLHEHNKIVHGYAEKKFSCEMCEKKFYTMAHVRKHMVAHTRDMPFTCETCGKSFKRSMSLKVHSLQHSGEKPFKCENCNERFQYKYQLRSHMSIHIGHKQFMCQWCGKDFNMKQYFDEHMKTHTGEKPYICEICGKSFTSRPNMKRHRRTHTGEKPYPCDVCGQRFRFSNMLKAHKEKCFGVSNPLTSENPSNNLVSLSASSQSSDLPDQANPGLPPYSPQQQHPHVLPLPLLHSLPQTLPPPPHLPPPPPLFSAGRINTNNS